CGGCGCACCGGCCTACCCGCGCTAAACCGCGCCCGGTGCGATATGTGTAGTGTGTAGGATTGGCTTGGCCGCGCCGGCTCCGACGACTGTCGGAGCCGGCGCGGTTTAAAGTATGAAAACACAATAAAGTTTAAACCGCGTCGCGCCGAGATCGAGGATATCTCCAAAGCCAAACGCAAAGTGATCCGCACACTCGTCCAGACGCAGCAGTCTGACGCACGCGGTGTCGCTCCGCGATCGCTCGCGGGCGGCCGTTCAGCATTGCGGCTCGGTCTCGTGACGTAAGGGCTGCCGGCAGCGGCGACACAGATAGACGGTCCCTTGTCGGCAGATTCGGTTGTGGCGAATGCTGCTGATCTCGTGTGTTCCGCAGCCGCAGCGATAAAGGAACCGCTGCAGGGATCGCGTGCGCAGCCTCGACACGTCGTACCGATGGCAGCGCGACGGCTCGACGCCGAAATGACGCATGACGGCTTGCCACTCGGCGCCGTGCGGCCGGATGCGCCCGCCGTGCTTGGCGAAGGCCACGACATGCGCGACCTCGTGCGGCACGGTTTCGGCGATGAACTGCGTCGGGTGCAGACTCAAAAGCACCGCGTTGTATCGGATGAGTGCGAACGACCCGCTTCGGATCCGCGCCTGCCCCGCAGCGGT
The sequence above is drawn from the Thiocapsa rosea genome and encodes:
- a CDS encoding SprT-like domain-containing protein, translated to MTRETITGETGTVLSPPEHAKARTGALLREAAAWLNLAMPQVEIRFDLRGTAAGQARIRSGSFALIRYNAVLLSLHPTQFIAETVPHEVAHVVAFAKHGGRIRPHGAEWQAVMRHFGVEPSRCHRYDVSRLRTRSLQRFLYRCGCGTHEISSIRHNRICRQGTVYLCRRCRQPLRHETEPQC